The Canis lupus baileyi chromosome 11, mCanLup2.hap1, whole genome shotgun sequence genome includes a window with the following:
- the SDR9C7 gene encoding short-chain dehydrogenase/reductase family 9C member 7, which produces MAAITDLSFMYRWLKNCNLVRNLSDKYVFITGCDSGFGNLLARQLVNRGMRVLAACFTEEGAQKLQRDTSYRLQTTLLDVTRTESIQAATQWVRDQVGEQGLWALVNNAGIGLPSGPNEWLTKEDFVKVINVNLVGLIEVTLHMLPMVKKARGRVVNMSSSGGRVALIGGGYCVSKFGVEAFSDSIRRELHYFGVKVSIIEPGNYRTSILGKEDMVSRMRKLWERLPQETKDSYGEEYFRNYTDKLKNMMQSAEPRIREVTNSMEHAIVSRSPRVRYNPGLDAKLLYLPLAKLPTPVTDFILSRYLPRPADSV; this is translated from the exons ATGGCGGCCATCACGGACCTGTCCTTCATGTATCGCTGGCTCAAGAACTGCAATCTGGTGCGCAACCTCTCGGACAAGTACGTCTTCATCACGGGCTGTGACTCGGGCTTCGGGAACCTGCTGGCCCGGCAGCTGGTAAACCGGGGCATGCGGGTGCTGGCGGCTTGCTTCACCGAGGAGGGGGCCCAGAAGCTTCAACGGGACACGTCCTATCGGCTGCAGACCACCCTACTGGATGTCACCAGGACGGAGAGCATACAGGCAGCGACCCAGTGGGTGAGGGACCAAGTAGGCGAGCAAG GCCTCTGGGCCCTGGTGAACAATGCTGGTATAGGCCTGCCCAGTGGACCCAATGAATGGCTGACAAAGGAGGACTTTGTGAAGGTGATCAATGTGAACCTGGTGGGACTGATCGAAGTGACCCTCCATATGCTGCCCATGGTCAAAAAAGCTCGGGGCAGGGTCGTCAACATGTCCAGCTCTGGTGGTCGTGTGGCTCTCATTGGTGGTGGCTACTGCGTCTCTAAGTTTGGTGTCGAGGCCTTCTCTGACAGCATCAG GCGTGAGCTCCACTACTTTGGGGTGAAAGTGAGCATCATTGAGCCAGGGAACTATCGAACATCCATCCTGGGCAAGGAGGACATGGTGTCCCGCATGCGAAAGCTGTGGGAGCGGCTGCCCCAGGAGACCAAGGATAGCTACGGAGAGGAGTACTTCCGCAACT ATACTGACAAGTTAAAAAACATGATGCAGTCGGCAGAGCCGCGGATCCGCGAGGTCACCAACAGCATGGAGCATGCCATCGTTTCCCGGAGCCCCCGGGTCCGCTACAACCCTGGCCTCGATGCCAAACTGCTCTACCTCCCACTGGCGAAGTTGCCCACCCCTGTGACAGATTTCATCCTGAGCCGGTACCTTCCAAGGCCAGCGGACAGTGTCTGA
- the RDH16 gene encoding retinol dehydrogenase 16 isoform X3 encodes MWWSLAVLVGLYYLLRWYRERQVVSHLQDKYVFITGCDSGFGNLLARQLDLRGLRVLAACLTEKGAQQLRSQTSDRLDTVILDVTKTESILAATQWVEEHVGDRGLWGLVNNAGISWPTAPNEWLTKDDFMKILDVNLLGLVEVTLSLLSLVRKARGRVVNVSSIMGRLSLCGGGYCISKYGVEAFSDSLRRELTYFGVKVAVIEPGYFSTNVTNPEKISRGFQETWDRLSPEVREAYGEEFLASARKPIEKLKSMCDTNLYLVTNCMEHALTACHPRTRYSPGWDAKLLYLPMSYLPTLLVDTMIYWNSPRPAKAV; translated from the exons ATGTGGTGGTCCCTGGCAGTCCTCGTGGGCCTGTACTACCTCCTGCGCTGGTACCGGGAGAGACAGGTGGTGAGCCACCTGCAGGACAAGTACGTCTTCATCACGGGCTGTGACTCGGGCTTCGGGAACCTGCTGGCCCGGCAGCTGGACCTGCGAGGCTTGAGGGTGCTGGCTGCATGTCTGACGGAGAAGGGGGCCCAGCAGCTGAGAAGCCAGACGTCAGACAGGCTGGACACAGTGAtcctggatgtcaccaagacagAGAGCATCTTGGCGGCCACCCAGTGGGTGGAGGAGCATGTGGGGGACAGAG ggctctggggcctgGTGAATAATGCTGGCATCTCTTGGCCCACGGCACCCAATGAATGGCTGACCAAGGATGACTTCATGAAGATACTTGACGTGAACCTGTTGGGGTTGGTGGAGGTGACCCTGAGCCTGCTGTCCCTGGTGAGGAAGGCGAGGGGCCGTGTGGTCAACGTCTCCAGCATCATGGGCCGACTGTCTCTCTGCGGTGGGGGCTACTGCATCTCCAAATATGGTGTCGAGGCCTTCTCGGACTCCCTCAG GAGGGAGCTCACCTACTTCGGGGTGAAGGTAGCTGTGATCGAGCCTGGTTACTTCAGCACTAACGTGACCAACCCTGAGAAGATTTCCAGGGGCTTCCAGGAGACATGGGACCGGCTGAGCCCGGAGGTCAGGGAGGCCTATGGGGAGGAGTTCCTGGCCTCTG CCAGGAAGCCAATTGAAAAGCTGAAGTCAATGTGTGACACCAATCTATACTTGGTGACGAACTGCATGGAACATGCCCTGACAGCCTGCCACCCCCGTACCCGATACTCACCTGGCTGGGATGCTAAGCTCCTCTACCTCCCCATGAGCTACCTGCCCACCTTGCTGGTGGACACCATGATCTACTGGAACTCTCCACGCCCGGCTAAGGCTGTGTAA
- the GPR182 gene encoding G-protein coupled receptor 182, translating into MPAREDAGPAPPGAVTSAPAGDPGEIRNWDELLYFFNHTLPECHVELREDAKQVTLFVLYLAIFVVGLLENVVVIGVSWRRAGRGLLSLYALHMAVADLGIVLSLPVWMLEVALDYTWLWGGFSCRFTHYFYFANMYSSIFFLLCLSVDRYVSLAAPGPQPQQQRLRRAVCAGVWLLAAVLPLPEVAHMQLLDGAEPVCLFMAPFEAYSAWALAVALSTSVLGFLLPFPLMVLFNVLTACRLRRAGRPEGRRHCLLVCAYLGAFAACWLPYHATLLLLTLHGTHVSLHCYLVHLLYFFYDIIDCFAMLHCVLNPLLYNFLSPRFREQLLSAVVHYLPKARARARADRRASSSSSSSSTQHSIVITKEGTQPTAAGAQAHPGGPN; encoded by the coding sequence ATGCCCGCCCGGGAGGACGCGGGGCCTGCGCCCCCGGGGGCCGTCACCTCGGCGCCCGCCGGCGACCCTGGGGAGATCCGCAACTGGGACGAGCTGCTCTACTTCTTCAACCACACCCTGCCCGAGTGCCACGTGGAGCTCAGGGAGGACGCGAAGCAAGTGACGCTGTTCGTGCTGTACCTGGCCATCTTCGTGGTGGGGCTGCTGGAGAACGTGGTGGTGATCGGCGTCAGCTGGCGGCGCGCGGGCCGGGGCCTGCTCAGCCTGTACGCGCTGCACATGGCCGTGGCGGACCTGGGCATCGTGCTGTCCCTGCCCGTGTGGATGCTGGAGGTCGCGCTGGACTACACCTGGCTCTGGGGCGGCTTCTCCTGCCGCTTCACGCACTACTTCTACTTCGCCAACATGTACAGCAGCATCTTCTTCCTGCTGTGCCTGAGCGTCGACCGCTACGTCAGCCTGGCGGCCCCCGGCCCGCAGCCCCAGCAGCAGCGGCTGCGCCGGGCCGTGTGCGCGGGGGTCTGGCTGCTGGCGGCCGTGCTCCCGCTGCCCGAGGTGGCGCACATGCAGCTGCTGGACGGCGCGGAGCCCGTGTGCCTGTTCATGGCGCCCTTCGAGGCCTACAGCGCGTGGGCCCTGGCCGTGGCGCTGTCCACCAGCGTGCTGGGCTTCCTGCTGCCCTTCCCGCTCATGGTGCTCTTCAACGTGCTGACGGCCTGCCGCCTGCGCCGCGCCGGGCGGCCCGAGGGCCGGCGCCACTGCCTGCTGGTGTGCGCCTACCTGGGCGCCTTCGCCGCGTGCTGGCTGCCCTACCACGCCACGCTGCTGCTGCTCACGCTGCACGGCACGCACGTGTCCCTCCACTGCTACCTGGTGCACCTGCTCTACTTCTTCTATGACATCATCGACTGCTTCGCCATGCTCCACTGCGTGCTCAACCCCCTGCTCTACAACTTCCTGAGCCCCAGGTTCCGGGAGCAGCTGCTGAGCGCCGTGGTCCATTACCTGCCCaaggcccgggcccgggcccgggcggaCAGgcgcgcctcctcctcctcctcctcctcctccacccagcACTCCATCGTCATCACCAAGGAGGGCACCCAGCCCACCGCAGCCGGCGCCCAGGCCCACCCGGGAGGCCCAaactag
- the RDH16 gene encoding retinol dehydrogenase 16 isoform X1, whose translation MSDGEGGPAAEKPDVRQAGHGDPGCHQDRSSWRPPSGWRSVWGTHRRELTYFGVKVAVIEPGYFSTNVTNPEKISRGFQETWDRLSPEVREAYGEEFLASACAPCKAMWWSLAVLVGLYYLLRWYRERQVVSHLQDKYVFITGCDSGFGNLLARQLDLRGLRVLAACLTEKGAQQLRSQTSDRLDTVILDVTKTESILAATQWVEEHVGDRGLWGLVNNAGISWPTAPNEWLTKDDFMKILDVNLLGLVEVTLSLLSLVRKARGRVVNVSSIMGRLSLCGGGYCISKYGVEAFSDSLRRELTYFGVKVAVIEPGYFSTNVTNPEKISRGFQETWDRLSPEVREAYGEEFLASARKPIEKLKSMCDTNLYLVTNCMEHALTACHPRTRYSPGWDAKLLYLPMSYLPTLLVDTMIYWNSPRPAKAV comes from the exons ATGTCTGACGGAGAAGGGGGCCCAGCAGCTGAGAAGCCAGACGTCAGACAGGCTGGGCACGGTGAtcctggatgtcaccaagacagATCATCTTGGCGGCCGCCCAGTGGGTGGAGGAGCGTGTGGGGGACACACAG GAGGGAGCTCACCTACTTCGGGGTGAAGGTAGCTGTGATCGAGCCTGGTTACTTCAGCACTAACGTGACCAACCCTGAGAAGATTTCCAGGGGCTTCCAGGAGACATGGGACCGGCTGAGCCCGGAGGTCAGGGAGGCCTATGGGGAGGAGTTCCTGGCCTCTG CCTGTGCTCCCTGCAAGGCCATGTGGTGGTCCCTGGCAGTCCTCGTGGGCCTGTACTACCTCCTGCGCTGGTACCGGGAGAGACAGGTGGTGAGCCACCTGCAGGACAAGTACGTCTTCATCACGGGCTGTGACTCGGGCTTCGGGAACCTGCTGGCCCGGCAGCTGGACCTGCGAGGCTTGAGGGTGCTGGCTGCATGTCTGACGGAGAAGGGGGCCCAGCAGCTGAGAAGCCAGACGTCAGACAGGCTGGACACAGTGAtcctggatgtcaccaagacagAGAGCATCTTGGCGGCCACCCAGTGGGTGGAGGAGCATGTGGGGGACAGAG ggctctggggcctgGTGAATAATGCTGGCATCTCTTGGCCCACGGCACCCAATGAATGGCTGACCAAGGATGACTTCATGAAGATACTTGACGTGAACCTGTTGGGGTTGGTGGAGGTGACCCTGAGCCTGCTGTCCCTGGTGAGGAAGGCGAGGGGCCGTGTGGTCAACGTCTCCAGCATCATGGGCCGACTGTCTCTCTGCGGTGGGGGCTACTGCATCTCCAAATATGGTGTCGAGGCCTTCTCGGACTCCCTCAG GAGGGAGCTCACCTACTTCGGGGTGAAGGTAGCTGTGATCGAGCCTGGTTACTTCAGCACTAACGTGACCAACCCTGAGAAGATTTCCAGGGGCTTCCAGGAGACATGGGACCGGCTGAGCCCGGAGGTCAGGGAGGCCTATGGGGAGGAGTTCCTGGCCTCTG CCAGGAAGCCAATTGAAAAGCTGAAGTCAATGTGTGACACCAATCTATACTTGGTGACGAACTGCATGGAACATGCCCTGACAGCCTGCCACCCCCGTACCCGATACTCACCTGGCTGGGATGCTAAGCTCCTCTACCTCCCCATGAGCTACCTGCCCACCTTGCTGGTGGACACCATGATCTACTGGAACTCTCCACGCCCGGCTAAGGCTGTGTAA
- the RDH16 gene encoding retinol dehydrogenase 16 isoform X2, with product MSDGEGGPAAEKPDVRQAGHGDPGCHQDRSSWRPPSGWRSVWGTHRRELTYFGVKVAVIEPGYFSTNVTNPEKISRGFQETWDRLSPEVREAYGEEFLASACAPCKAMWWSLAVLVGLYYLLRWYRERQVVSHLQDKYVFITGCDSGFGNLLARQLDLRGLRVLAACLTEKGAQQLRSQTSDRLDTVILDVTKTESILAATQWVEEHVGDRGLWGLVNNAGISWPTAPNEWLTKDDFMKILDVNLLGLVEVTLSLLSLVRKARGRVVNVSSIMGRLSLCGGGYCISKYGVEAFSDSLRRELTYFGVKVAVIEPGYFSTNVTNPEKISRGFQETWDRLSPEVREAYGEEFLASGSQLKS from the exons ATGTCTGACGGAGAAGGGGGCCCAGCAGCTGAGAAGCCAGACGTCAGACAGGCTGGGCACGGTGAtcctggatgtcaccaagacagATCATCTTGGCGGCCGCCCAGTGGGTGGAGGAGCGTGTGGGGGACACACAG GAGGGAGCTCACCTACTTCGGGGTGAAGGTAGCTGTGATCGAGCCTGGTTACTTCAGCACTAACGTGACCAACCCTGAGAAGATTTCCAGGGGCTTCCAGGAGACATGGGACCGGCTGAGCCCGGAGGTCAGGGAGGCCTATGGGGAGGAGTTCCTGGCCTCTG CCTGTGCTCCCTGCAAGGCCATGTGGTGGTCCCTGGCAGTCCTCGTGGGCCTGTACTACCTCCTGCGCTGGTACCGGGAGAGACAGGTGGTGAGCCACCTGCAGGACAAGTACGTCTTCATCACGGGCTGTGACTCGGGCTTCGGGAACCTGCTGGCCCGGCAGCTGGACCTGCGAGGCTTGAGGGTGCTGGCTGCATGTCTGACGGAGAAGGGGGCCCAGCAGCTGAGAAGCCAGACGTCAGACAGGCTGGACACAGTGAtcctggatgtcaccaagacagAGAGCATCTTGGCGGCCACCCAGTGGGTGGAGGAGCATGTGGGGGACAGAG ggctctggggcctgGTGAATAATGCTGGCATCTCTTGGCCCACGGCACCCAATGAATGGCTGACCAAGGATGACTTCATGAAGATACTTGACGTGAACCTGTTGGGGTTGGTGGAGGTGACCCTGAGCCTGCTGTCCCTGGTGAGGAAGGCGAGGGGCCGTGTGGTCAACGTCTCCAGCATCATGGGCCGACTGTCTCTCTGCGGTGGGGGCTACTGCATCTCCAAATATGGTGTCGAGGCCTTCTCGGACTCCCTCAG GAGGGAGCTCACCTACTTCGGGGTGAAGGTAGCTGTGATCGAGCCTGGTTACTTCAGCACTAACGTGACCAACCCTGAGAAGATTTCCAGGGGCTTCCAGGAGACATGGGACCGGCTGAGCCCGGAGGTCAGGGAGGCCTATGGGGAGGAGTTCCTGGCCTCTG GAAGCCAATTGAAAAGCTGA